One window of Nocardioides dongkuii genomic DNA carries:
- a CDS encoding M1 family metallopeptidase — MLTPARRGLVLLVSVALGGTLLGSPSATARPAPADPRPGASGVGDPYFPLDGNGGIDVRRYEVHVSYDFESAELRGRTRVTLTAERDLSRFNLDLVLPVRSVRVDGRPAAYRKPDPHELQVTPRRPLRAGRTVDVVVEYGGRPGSVSYAGSRPWLADRHEVVTMAEPHMAPWWFPANDHPTDRARMDVHVTVPREKQVVSNGRRVGRTVRGERATTHWRSSDPMVPYLAFFAAGDFRVKQGRHRGLPWYVAVSERLTAPQQQRSMRLMRRTPGITAWAERRLGRYPFESTGGITTSLNPGFALENQTRPTYPVLGRGGRSIVVHEVAHQWFGDSVSVERWRDVWLNEGAATWMEALWRETHGGQSGQQWLETTHAGLSRDPDFWRLRIDHPGRRDLFSFEVYLRGGMTFQALRHRIGDRDFMALLRTWLRTRAGTTGSTAQFTALAEEVSGEDLDEFFDAWLRTPERPARTAANGF, encoded by the coding sequence GTGCTGACGCCCGCCCGCCGTGGCCTGGTCCTGCTGGTCTCGGTGGCGCTGGGGGGCACGCTCCTCGGGTCGCCGTCCGCGACCGCGCGTCCGGCACCCGCGGACCCGCGACCCGGCGCGAGCGGCGTCGGCGACCCGTACTTCCCCCTCGACGGCAACGGCGGCATCGACGTGCGCCGCTACGAGGTGCACGTCTCCTACGACTTCGAGAGCGCCGAGCTGCGCGGCCGGACCCGGGTCACGCTCACCGCCGAGCGCGACCTGAGCCGGTTCAACCTCGACCTGGTGCTGCCGGTGCGCTCGGTGCGCGTCGACGGGCGGCCCGCGGCGTACCGCAAGCCCGACCCCCACGAGCTGCAGGTGACGCCGCGGCGGCCGCTGCGCGCGGGGCGCACCGTCGACGTCGTGGTGGAGTACGGCGGCCGCCCCGGCTCGGTGTCGTACGCCGGGTCCCGCCCGTGGCTCGCCGACCGGCACGAGGTGGTCACGATGGCCGAGCCGCACATGGCGCCGTGGTGGTTCCCCGCCAACGACCACCCGACCGACCGCGCCCGGATGGACGTGCACGTCACCGTGCCGCGCGAGAAGCAGGTGGTGAGCAACGGCCGCCGCGTCGGCCGCACCGTCCGCGGGGAGCGCGCGACCACGCACTGGCGCTCGAGCGACCCGATGGTGCCCTACCTCGCCTTCTTCGCGGCGGGGGACTTCCGGGTCAAGCAGGGCCGGCACCGCGGGCTGCCCTGGTACGTCGCGGTCTCGGAGCGGCTGACCGCGCCGCAGCAGCAGCGGAGCATGCGGCTGATGCGCAGGACGCCGGGCATCACCGCGTGGGCCGAGCGCCGGCTCGGCCGCTACCCGTTCGAGAGCACCGGCGGGATCACCACCTCGCTGAACCCCGGCTTCGCGCTGGAGAACCAGACGCGGCCGACGTACCCCGTGCTGGGCCGCGGCGGCCGCTCGATCGTCGTCCACGAGGTCGCCCACCAGTGGTTCGGCGACTCGGTGTCGGTGGAGCGGTGGCGCGACGTCTGGCTCAACGAGGGCGCGGCCACCTGGATGGAGGCCCTCTGGCGCGAGACGCACGGCGGCCAGAGCGGCCAGCAGTGGTTGGAGACCACGCACGCGGGGCTGTCGAGGGACCCCGACTTCTGGAGGCTCCGGATCGACCACCCGGGCCGGCGCGACCTCTTCTCCTTCGAGGTCTACCTGCGCGGCGGGATGACCTTCCAGGCGCTGCGGCACCGGATCGGCGACCGCGACTTCATGGCGCTGCTGCGCACCTGGCTGCGCACCCGCGCCGGCACCACCGGGTCGACCGCGCAGTTCACGGCGCTCGCCGAGGAGGTCAGCGGCGAGGACCTCGACGAGTTCTTCGACGCCTGGCTGCGTACCCCCGAGCGGCCGGCCCGGACCGCCGCGAACGGCTTCTGA
- the ddaH gene encoding dimethylargininase — protein sequence MTLRALVRRPSPLLAKGLLTHLPRTSVDVALAQRQWEGYVAALQAEGWETVEVPPAEDCPDAAFVEDTVVVLGDLAVVTRPGAVERRPETAGTEEALRGLGYRIARIEAPGTLDGGDVLKHVTPHGVTVWVGQGGRSNAAGLEQLTALLAPLGAEVIGVPVTKVLHLKSAITTLPDGTAIGFAPLVDHPDAWDRYLPVPEEAGSHVVLLDDSTVLMSAAAPLTAALLEERGLRVVPVEISEFEKLEGCVTCLSVRLRG from the coding sequence GTGACCCTGCGCGCCCTCGTCCGCCGACCGAGCCCGCTCCTCGCCAAGGGGCTGCTCACCCATCTCCCCCGCACGTCTGTGGACGTCGCGTTGGCGCAGCGCCAGTGGGAGGGGTACGTCGCCGCGCTGCAGGCCGAGGGCTGGGAGACCGTCGAGGTGCCGCCCGCGGAGGACTGCCCCGACGCGGCGTTCGTCGAGGACACCGTCGTGGTGCTGGGCGACCTCGCGGTCGTGACCCGTCCCGGCGCCGTGGAGCGGCGGCCGGAGACGGCCGGGACCGAGGAGGCCCTGCGCGGCCTCGGCTACCGGATCGCCCGCATCGAGGCGCCCGGCACGCTCGACGGCGGCGACGTCCTCAAGCACGTGACACCACACGGGGTCACGGTCTGGGTCGGTCAGGGCGGCCGCTCCAACGCGGCGGGGCTCGAGCAGCTGACCGCCCTCCTGGCGCCGCTCGGGGCGGAGGTGATCGGCGTGCCGGTGACCAAGGTGCTGCACCTGAAGTCGGCCATCACCACGCTCCCCGACGGCACCGCGATCGGGTTCGCGCCCCTCGTCGACCACCCCGACGCCTGGGACCGCTACCTCCCGGTCCCCGAGGAGGCCGGCTCCCACGTCGTCCTGCTCGACGACAGCACGGTGCTGATGTCCGCCGCCGCCCCGCTCACCGCCGCGCTCCTCGAGGAGCGCGGCCTGCGCGTGGTGCCCGTCGAGATCAGCGAGTTCGAGAAGCTCGAGGGGTGTGTGACCTGCTTGTCGGTGCGGTTGCGGGGCTGA